A single region of the Candidatus Neomarinimicrobiota bacterium genome encodes:
- a CDS encoding GAF domain-containing protein → MIGLQFLQKIGEILQKSLSSEETYSAVFDILDSVIEFDSATLFVANCDTGALEIAESRGSRVVDLASDVAFTRGNGLSGWVASQKQPVILSTMSSNDATRGFRSLISVPLWAGNRLEGVLNLGHKKPGFYRAADKTDLEQLGTQLSLIVEQLRLRSELQGKNQILQATLEELRTTQNALVNKERLAAIGELVVSLNHEINNPLAIIISFIDLLAARCERDLPEATETLAKMKEAAYRIKELTKRLEYLQSSEAEEYLEGVKMLKLN, encoded by the coding sequence ATGATCGGTCTCCAATTCCTGCAAAAAATAGGGGAGATACTCCAAAAAAGCCTCTCCAGCGAAGAAACTTATTCCGCGGTTTTCGATATTCTTGACAGTGTCATCGAGTTCGATTCGGCCACCCTGTTTGTGGCCAACTGCGACACAGGCGCTTTGGAGATAGCTGAGAGCCGTGGCTCCCGGGTAGTGGACCTGGCATCGGATGTCGCTTTTACGCGGGGGAATGGGCTCAGCGGCTGGGTGGCATCCCAAAAGCAGCCGGTTATATTGTCGACCATGAGCAGCAATGATGCTACACGCGGCTTCCGGTCCTTGATCTCCGTTCCGCTATGGGCCGGGAACAGGCTTGAGGGAGTACTTAACCTGGGACATAAGAAGCCCGGCTTTTATCGGGCAGCCGACAAGACCGACCTGGAGCAGCTGGGAACGCAACTGTCATTGATCGTTGAACAGCTCCGTCTCCGATCCGAGCTGCAGGGAAAAAATCAGATTCTCCAGGCAACTCTGGAGGAGCTGCGCACAACCCAAAATGCCCTGGTGAACAAGGAACGGCTGGCAGCTATCGGGGAACTGGTGGTGAGCCTCAACCACGAGATCAACAATCCCCTGGCTATTATTATCAGCTTCATAGATCTGTTGGCAGCCAGGTGTGAGCGCGATCTCCCCGAAGCCACGGAAACCCTGGCTAAGATGAAGGAGGCCGCCTATCGCATCAAAGAGCTTACCAAGCGGCTGGAATACCTGCAGAGCAGTGAAGCCGAAGAATATCTGGAAGGGGTGAAGATGCTCAAACTCAACTAG
- a CDS encoding flagellar basal body P-ring protein FlgI yields MRHYLYLFLAAFLGFQPLTAQGISRIKDVTTYRIIRQVTLVGYGLVVGLNGTGDRAIGHRGTIFTVQSIANMLEEFGLTVDSQHLRTRNVAAVMVTATTPPFGKPGAKFDVNVSSLGDATSLENGVLLMTPLRSAGGEYYGLAQGPVSVGGFNVTTLGGERLRQNYALVGRVPDGATLERVIEEVALQPDQPMELLLKEPNYTTASRISEAVNTFSPSVQPLAQALDASIVQVTFPPGLSQPWELVQFVASIETLQVVQDVEARVVINERTGTVVAGGNVTIGAVLVSHGSLQIHTTTAPYVAQPSPFSVGQTVTIPITRTTVTEQPGEAAVLSAATVAELAAALNDMGFKPRDIIAVFQAIKEAGALNARLIIM; encoded by the coding sequence ATGAGACACTACCTCTACCTATTCCTCGCAGCTTTTCTCGGGTTCCAACCGCTGACGGCCCAAGGGATTAGCCGGATCAAGGATGTGACCACCTACCGTATCATCCGGCAGGTCACCTTAGTAGGCTATGGCCTGGTGGTCGGGCTTAATGGCACCGGCGACCGTGCTATCGGCCATCGAGGAACCATTTTCACGGTGCAGAGCATTGCCAATATGCTGGAAGAATTTGGCCTGACTGTTGACAGTCAGCATCTGCGGACCCGCAACGTGGCCGCCGTTATGGTAACCGCTACCACACCGCCCTTCGGGAAACCTGGCGCCAAGTTTGACGTGAATGTTTCCTCTCTGGGCGATGCCACCAGCCTGGAGAACGGTGTCCTGCTGATGACTCCCTTACGCAGCGCCGGAGGCGAGTACTATGGTCTGGCCCAAGGGCCCGTGTCCGTTGGTGGGTTTAATGTGACCACCCTGGGAGGTGAGAGGCTGCGGCAGAATTATGCCCTGGTGGGCCGGGTACCGGATGGGGCCACCCTCGAACGAGTGATTGAAGAGGTGGCTCTGCAGCCCGATCAGCCGATGGAACTGCTATTGAAAGAACCCAATTATACCACGGCCTCCAGGATATCCGAGGCCGTCAACACCTTCTCTCCCAGCGTTCAGCCCCTGGCCCAGGCCCTGGATGCCAGCATAGTGCAAGTCACTTTTCCACCCGGGTTGAGCCAGCCCTGGGAACTGGTGCAATTTGTGGCCAGTATTGAAACCCTCCAGGTCGTTCAGGATGTGGAGGCGCGGGTAGTCATCAACGAACGTACCGGAACAGTTGTTGCCGGCGGTAATGTGACCATTGGAGCTGTGCTGGTCTCCCATGGTTCTCTCCAGATTCATACTACTACCGCACCCTATGTCGCGCAACCCTCGCCTTTCAGCGTCGGGCAGACAGTGACGATCCCCATCACCCGCACTACGGTGACGGAGCAGCCGGGTGAAGCCGCGGTTCTGTCGGCAGCCACAGTGGCCGAGCTCGCCGCCGCCCTGAATGACATGGGCTTCAAACCGCGGGATATTATCGCCGTATTCCAGGCTATTAAAGAGGCCGGGGCCCTGAATGCCAGACTGATCATCATGTAG
- the fliW gene encoding flagellar assembly protein FliW has product MSDKPPEQESKPDWVAASDPLEFPTGLPGFEEHKKFMLESRADLRPFLRLRSMYDPEVALPVISCRLLKKQVLDHINPDQLNLIGNPAREDIAPFYILRVDPKEGTITANTKAPVIISTKSMQGSQIILDRDDLRVDEPLTNLMPSKGGV; this is encoded by the coding sequence GTGAGCGACAAACCCCCCGAACAAGAATCCAAGCCCGATTGGGTTGCGGCTTCCGACCCGCTGGAGTTCCCCACCGGTCTGCCAGGCTTTGAAGAGCACAAAAAATTTATGCTGGAAAGCCGGGCCGACCTTAGACCGTTCCTCAGGCTGCGATCCATGTACGATCCTGAAGTGGCGCTGCCGGTCATCAGCTGCCGCCTGCTGAAAAAACAAGTCCTGGACCATATCAACCCTGACCAGCTGAACTTGATTGGCAATCCCGCTCGGGAGGATATTGCACCCTTCTACATCCTTAGGGTGGATCCAAAGGAGGGCACCATCACCGCCAACACCAAAGCGCCGGTGATTATCAGTACTAAAAGTATGCAGGGATCTCAAATTATCCTGGATAGGGACGATTTGCGAGTAGACGAGCCCCTTACGAATCTGATGCCCTCCAAAGGTGGAGTGTAG
- a CDS encoding flagellar hook-basal body protein — protein sequence MEFDLTRVARNMTRNLFGTDIVANNMANIGTTGFKRDATFIDWYTESLNDVGAQRYTDFAQGELHQTDNPLDLALSTRGFFIVETPSGPAFTRNGHFAVNDQGFIQTAQGYLLMGERGPISILSANDTAGEVQITRNGEVYLDKTLIDHLLVANIPYLYSLEKIGASLYRISDDSLVTQLEPEQLDVRQGMLEGSNVEPVAEMVSLIELHRNFETTQRVATAMDQILGRATQLGDYR from the coding sequence ATGGAATTCGACCTGACAAGGGTTGCCAGGAATATGACCCGCAACCTTTTTGGAACTGATATTGTTGCCAACAACATGGCGAATATTGGAACAACGGGATTCAAGCGCGATGCCACTTTCATAGATTGGTATACCGAATCCCTCAACGATGTCGGGGCCCAGCGGTATACTGATTTTGCCCAAGGTGAGCTACATCAGACCGACAATCCGCTGGACCTGGCCCTTTCCACCCGGGGCTTTTTTATAGTTGAAACCCCCTCCGGACCAGCCTTCACGCGGAACGGCCATTTCGCCGTCAACGATCAAGGTTTTATCCAGACCGCCCAGGGGTATCTTCTGATGGGTGAAAGGGGTCCAATATCGATTCTGTCTGCCAACGACACCGCCGGAGAGGTCCAGATTACCCGGAATGGTGAGGTTTACCTGGACAAGACCTTAATTGATCACTTACTCGTTGCCAATATTCCCTATTTATACTCGCTGGAAAAAATTGGCGCCAGTCTCTATCGCATTTCAGATGACAGCCTGGTAACCCAGCTGGAACCGGAGCAGTTGGACGTACGCCAGGGCATGCTGGAAGGCTCGAACGTCGAGCCGGTTGCGGAGATGGTTAGCCTGATCGAATTGCATCGGAATTTTGAAACCACTCAGCGGGTGGCTACAGCGATGGACCAGATACTGGGCCGGGCCACTCAGCTCGGGGATTACCGTTAA
- the flgA gene encoding flagellar basal body P-ring formation chaperone FlgA: MSLSRRIPAGITTILFLTAVLCALLGAAQAKGMLPGSSLQERLEQVVRQHVMEGFSRAHLSGELVAINLPPNVEKLAPVASLRPLRVFIPQTAAGHYVIPLEITPVEGVPVKVNITVECVAVVEGWAARFPLKRGTLLELDHFQRKMIRVTQREQSYFTADSLPAGYQLSTSLPQGQLLQFHHLEEVPVVHRGEQVMIHFRRTHLNLISPGKARREGSLGDLIPVVATTTGKRLYGRLVAPGIVLVE, translated from the coding sequence ATGTCCCTTAGCCGTCGAATCCCTGCCGGGATTACAACGATACTTTTCCTGACCGCTGTGCTATGTGCCCTGCTGGGTGCCGCGCAAGCCAAAGGCATGCTCCCCGGATCATCATTGCAGGAGCGCCTGGAGCAGGTGGTGCGTCAGCATGTTATGGAAGGATTCAGCCGGGCCCACCTTTCGGGGGAACTGGTTGCTATTAACCTGCCCCCCAATGTTGAAAAGCTGGCACCCGTGGCCAGTCTCCGGCCGCTGCGGGTTTTTATCCCGCAAACGGCAGCCGGCCATTACGTGATCCCACTGGAAATCACGCCGGTTGAGGGCGTCCCCGTTAAGGTGAATATTACGGTTGAATGTGTGGCCGTGGTGGAGGGCTGGGCGGCCAGATTCCCCCTGAAGCGGGGGACCCTCTTAGAGCTGGACCACTTTCAGCGTAAGATGATCCGGGTGACGCAGCGTGAGCAGAGCTATTTCACCGCCGATTCTCTTCCGGCAGGGTATCAGCTGAGCACCAGTCTGCCTCAAGGACAACTGCTTCAGTTTCACCATCTGGAAGAGGTACCGGTAGTACATCGCGGCGAGCAAGTTATGATCCACTTCCGCCGTACGCATCTCAACCTGATCAGCCCGGGAAAAGCCCGCCGGGAAGGAAGTCTTGGTGACTTGATCCCCGTTGTGGCGACCACCACCGGAAAACGGCTCTATGGTCGCCTGGTAGCTCCGGGAATCGTTTTGGTGGAGTAA
- a CDS encoding flagellar basal body L-ring protein FlgH encodes MNKNSSFGTHWLYGTFILLVTLAVGYGQEAPRSLYADQKARGIGDVVTILVSETANASHQSQVQRFDDNTVDAAGNVEGNLLQFLPVFGLRSNLKTDSNSREGTAQKDLLTGRISAVITEVTDNGMFRISGSKVLNVNGERNLMTIKGTIRPRDIQSDNTIFSYNIADSRIYYSKAGLPGKLVQRGTFQRLANIIMGGAGLALIGYVGGISALTVIRSLQF; translated from the coding sequence ATGAACAAAAATTCATCTTTTGGCACACATTGGCTGTATGGGACTTTTATTCTCCTGGTTACCCTGGCTGTCGGCTATGGGCAGGAAGCGCCGCGCTCCCTGTATGCCGATCAGAAAGCCCGTGGGATTGGTGATGTGGTAACCATCCTGGTGTCGGAAACGGCCAATGCCAGCCACCAGTCCCAGGTCCAGCGGTTCGATGATAACACGGTCGATGCCGCCGGTAATGTCGAGGGCAATCTATTGCAATTCCTGCCCGTATTCGGTCTGCGCTCTAATCTGAAAACGGATTCGAATTCCCGCGAGGGCACGGCCCAGAAAGATCTGCTGACCGGAAGGATCTCCGCCGTGATCACCGAAGTGACCGACAACGGCATGTTCAGGATCAGCGGATCAAAGGTGCTCAACGTTAACGGCGAGCGCAATCTTATGACCATCAAGGGAACCATTCGCCCCAGAGACATCCAATCGGACAATACCATCTTTTCCTATAATATCGCCGATTCCCGAATCTACTACAGCAAGGCTGGGCTGCCCGGGAAATTGGTCCAGCGCGGAACCTTCCAGCGGTTAGCAAACATTATCATGGGAGGTGCCGGGCTGGCCCTCATCGGCTACGTGGGCGGTATCAGTGCACTCACGGTAATCAGGAGCCTCCAATTCTAA
- a CDS encoding MinD/ParA family protein gives MTSSAQKLEAAAKVRPRLAPQREILPEIITITSGKGGVGKTNIAVNLGILLKQRKQRVLLMDADLHLGKLDVVIGATPRYTLAELMDGSQTLEQIIMHHPSGIDILPATSGDLNLMDADVRMLKVLAESFASIQARYDYLIVDTGAGVTPTVLTMALGADKVILVVTPEPASISDVYAMIKVIRSKSLELPLILLPNRLRSLEDGLELHKKLNLITQKFLKTNLYYGGSIVEDTAIGQAIIRQRPYVVEYPRSRAAHNLQLVCLRLLKLPPQKIEYRSNIFDRLRVSRKEVESL, from the coding sequence GTGACGAGTTCCGCTCAGAAGCTGGAAGCAGCGGCCAAAGTTCGACCGCGTCTGGCCCCCCAAAGGGAAATTCTACCGGAAATCATCACTATTACCAGCGGCAAGGGCGGCGTGGGAAAAACAAACATAGCGGTGAACCTCGGCATTTTGCTCAAACAGCGCAAGCAGCGGGTTCTGCTTATGGACGCGGACCTGCACCTTGGCAAGCTGGATGTTGTGATCGGAGCCACACCGCGCTACACGCTGGCGGAACTTATGGACGGCAGCCAGACCCTGGAGCAGATTATCATGCACCATCCCTCGGGAATTGATATACTGCCGGCCACCTCCGGCGATCTGAACCTTATGGATGCGGATGTTCGAATGCTAAAAGTGCTGGCCGAATCTTTTGCTTCCATTCAGGCTCGTTATGATTACCTTATCGTGGATACCGGCGCCGGGGTTACCCCCACAGTCTTGACTATGGCTTTGGGTGCTGATAAAGTAATTTTAGTTGTAACACCAGAACCGGCCTCCATTTCTGACGTCTATGCCATGATCAAAGTTATTCGGAGTAAATCTTTGGAGTTACCGCTTATTCTGCTGCCCAACCGCTTGAGGTCGCTGGAAGATGGCTTGGAACTCCATAAGAAACTTAACTTGATTACGCAAAAGTTTCTGAAGACCAACTTATATTATGGGGGATCAATCGTCGAGGATACCGCCATCGGACAGGCGATCATCCGCCAACGGCCCTACGTAGTGGAATATCCCAGGAGCCGGGCGGCCCATAACCTGCAACTGGTCTGCCTCCGGCTGTTGAAACTTCCACCGCAGAAGATCGAATATCGATCCAACATTTTTGATCGACTGCGGGTTAGTCGAAAGGAGGTGGAATCGCTTTAG
- a CDS encoding flagellar protein FlgN — MTKHPAPERLIARLITILSEEMRMYNELLLVLRKKQSSIIEGKLEGLKEAVQHEQAILRESEAVALTREASLKEVSSALGKEEEIQSLGQLIEAVESTYAERLSDIHRSLQRIVQEVILTNEENRYLLDYSIKFVRDAARELIKSSEQFPVYSAEGRGAKEPASSRLIEGKI, encoded by the coding sequence ATGACTAAACATCCTGCCCCTGAACGTCTGATTGCCAGACTGATAACCATTCTGTCCGAAGAGATGCGGATGTATAATGAGCTGCTTCTGGTTCTCCGTAAAAAGCAGTCCAGCATTATTGAAGGTAAGCTTGAGGGCCTGAAGGAGGCTGTGCAACATGAACAGGCCATCCTGAGGGAGTCTGAGGCGGTGGCTCTGACCAGAGAGGCGTCGCTTAAAGAAGTCAGCAGTGCGCTGGGAAAAGAAGAGGAAATCCAGAGCCTCGGTCAGTTGATCGAGGCGGTGGAGTCTACCTATGCTGAGCGCCTGTCGGATATTCACCGCAGCCTGCAGCGGATTGTCCAGGAAGTCATTCTAACCAACGAGGAAAACCGCTACCTGTTGGATTACTCCATCAAGTTTGTGCGTGATGCTGCCAGGGAACTTATCAAATCATCTGAGCAGTTCCCGGTATACTCGGCGGAAGGCCGGGGAGCGAAAGAACCGGCAAGTTCGCGTCTGATCGAAGGGAAAATCTGA
- a CDS encoding sulfotransferase codes for MMQSGENTAGSNNRDGYSRLCFIFGAPRSGTTWIWGLLTSHPAVNSLNREDFGGEPSTVGGKRLTSETGVFCNNKLDDAKIKAIIDKKLNNQPDKVFIERTPTHTLLSERILALFPDARIIFLQRDPRAVVNSMLRSDFYSFARDVVDATLQTKAYLRAYEAVKDRPNVLTVKYEDLLEYTEVTLRRVLDFLNLDSGPITSMIDENDKRVKVDIAGVYRVGKADAYNEELSPEDRRLIESELFDYMQLLGYDTRMSGGKEATVRAVGAERLRILIGLTKLNDFTGSETYT; via the coding sequence ATGATGCAAAGTGGGGAGAACACAGCGGGGAGCAATAATCGAGACGGATATTCCCGTCTTTGTTTTATCTTCGGTGCTCCGAGATCAGGGACGACCTGGATTTGGGGCCTGCTAACCAGTCACCCTGCCGTCAACTCCCTGAACCGGGAGGATTTCGGTGGAGAGCCTTCCACTGTGGGTGGCAAGCGCTTAACCTCCGAAACAGGTGTTTTTTGTAACAATAAGCTGGATGATGCGAAGATCAAGGCGATTATCGATAAAAAATTAAATAACCAGCCTGATAAAGTTTTTATTGAGAGGACTCCCACCCATACCTTGCTTTCCGAACGAATTCTAGCCCTTTTTCCTGACGCTAGAATTATCTTCCTGCAGCGCGATCCCCGGGCGGTGGTCAACTCCATGCTCAGGAGTGATTTTTATTCGTTTGCCAGGGACGTTGTGGACGCCACGCTTCAAACGAAGGCCTATCTTCGGGCATATGAGGCTGTCAAGGATCGTCCCAATGTTTTGACAGTCAAATATGAAGATTTGCTTGAATACACCGAAGTAACCCTCCGCCGGGTGTTGGACTTCTTGAACCTGGATTCCGGCCCCATCACTTCAATGATTGATGAAAACGATAAACGCGTTAAAGTGGATATCGCTGGCGTTTACCGGGTAGGAAAGGCCGACGCCTATAACGAAGAGCTGAGTCCTGAAGATCGTAGATTGATTGAAAGTGAGCTGTTTGATTATATGCAGCTTCTAGGGTACGATACCCGGATGTCCGGTGGGAAGGAGGCCACGGTCAGAGCCGTAGGAGCCGAGCGCCTGCGCATATTAATTGGCCTCACGAAACTCAATGACTTTACAGGTAGTGAGACCTATACC
- the flgK gene encoding flagellar hook-associated protein FlgK: MAGLDFLTEVGKQGMLLSQFGLQITGKNISNVQTRGYSRQRLDVNPVLPEILAGFSLGSAINGDTLRRIREDFVDRQYWGQSSLRSQYTSEETLLRQIEGVLPSSNETGLGAMLDEFWSAWNSLANDPESSVARTIVRDRAQTLTLSFNRAYRELVSFQASVREEVNTRVEEINDLAAQLAELNRINPGDNPDLEDQRDRLIDRLSELANIEVQRDGNSVSVYISGLTLVSGRTAYELAVGETQGDGGVDQITTVIAGTDREINVRSGELGALLTVHNVDIPYLLDRLDTLALALVEEVNAIHRTGYNLDGVTGLDFFTEATEGAASIAVNNVIVANVDLIASSDAPGESGNGNTAKAIADLVDLEVIGNQTIGEYFRSLIGTLGNRIQEVGFLKSNHDKIVEHLDMQRQSVSGVSMEEEMTRMVQLEQAFTAASRLVATADELTRTLLELI, encoded by the coding sequence ATGGCCGGCCTTGATTTCCTCACCGAAGTTGGCAAGCAGGGAATGCTGCTTTCGCAGTTTGGCCTCCAGATTACCGGGAAGAACATATCGAATGTCCAAACCCGGGGTTATAGCCGACAGAGGCTCGATGTCAACCCGGTTCTGCCTGAGATTCTGGCCGGCTTCAGCCTGGGCAGTGCCATTAATGGAGATACCCTGCGCCGCATCCGGGAGGATTTTGTGGATCGACAATACTGGGGGCAATCCTCATTGCGATCCCAATACACATCGGAGGAGACCCTGTTGCGGCAAATTGAGGGTGTTCTGCCTTCGAGCAACGAAACCGGCCTGGGGGCCATGCTGGACGAATTCTGGAGTGCCTGGAACAGCCTGGCCAATGACCCGGAGAGCTCCGTCGCCCGGACTATCGTCCGGGACAGGGCTCAAACCCTGACCCTGAGCTTCAATCGGGCGTATCGGGAGTTGGTCTCTTTCCAGGCTTCTGTCAGGGAAGAAGTCAATACCAGGGTCGAAGAAATCAACGATCTGGCGGCCCAGCTCGCGGAGTTGAACAGAATCAATCCAGGTGACAATCCGGATCTAGAGGATCAGCGGGATCGCCTCATCGATCGGCTGTCCGAACTGGCGAACATCGAAGTTCAACGTGATGGTAATAGCGTATCGGTCTATATTTCCGGCCTGACACTGGTATCCGGCAGAACGGCCTACGAACTAGCTGTTGGAGAAACTCAGGGTGACGGGGGCGTCGATCAAATCACAACGGTTATCGCCGGCACAGACCGGGAGATAAACGTGAGGTCAGGAGAGTTAGGTGCCTTGTTAACTGTTCATAATGTTGACATTCCCTACCTTCTGGATCGGCTCGACACTCTGGCCCTGGCTCTGGTTGAAGAAGTGAACGCTATCCACAGGACCGGCTATAACCTCGATGGGGTCACGGGACTGGACTTTTTCACCGAAGCCACTGAGGGTGCCGCCTCGATTGCGGTGAACAATGTTATTGTAGCCAATGTGGATCTCATCGCATCCAGTGATGCTCCCGGCGAATCCGGCAACGGCAACACTGCTAAGGCCATCGCTGATCTAGTGGATCTGGAAGTTATCGGCAATCAAACCATCGGCGAGTATTTTCGCTCCCTGATAGGCACGTTGGGCAACCGCATCCAGGAAGTTGGTTTTTTGAAGAGCAATCATGATAAAATTGTTGAACACCTGGACATGCAGCGTCAGTCCGTGTCAGGTGTCAGTATGGAAGAGGAAATGACCCGGATGGTGCAGCTTGAACAGGCATTTACCGCCGCATCAAGGCTGGTAGCCACCGCCGATGAGCTCACCCGAACCCTGCTGGAATTGATTTAA
- the csrA gene encoding carbon storage regulator CsrA, whose product MLVLSRKCGESIRVADGIIFTILECTGAQVKVGITAPPQLPVHREEVYLRIREENLAAAQSKAAMDALVKNVPEELRRMGKEEATGEKLEDD is encoded by the coding sequence ATGCTGGTTTTATCTAGGAAATGCGGCGAAAGCATCCGGGTGGCGGACGGGATCATCTTCACCATCCTTGAATGTACCGGTGCTCAGGTAAAGGTCGGGATCACCGCTCCGCCGCAGCTGCCGGTGCATCGGGAAGAAGTGTATCTGCGCATCCGGGAGGAAAACCTGGCGGCTGCTCAAAGTAAAGCGGCCATGGATGCCTTGGTGAAGAACGTCCCGGAAGAGTTGCGCAGAATGGGTAAGGAAGAAGCCACCGGGGAGAAGTTAGAGGACGACTGA
- a CDS encoding sigma-70 family RNA polymerase sigma factor — MKAKVAKLEALTGEDLLSEYYATKDPILKERAVREFLPLVYYVVNRIPLPVTDVITREDLEQSAIHGLLEAIDRFDEERQVKFKTFAYKSIYGAVIAAIRQVRILSRTKLERLMEVQKITDRLTQELHREPSAEEVCEAANISQNDYSELLVAGQLSYATFSLDDPITGDQEIPSRQIDLLADAESKDPESAYMIDNLKTRLVSLLKEMPERERLILALYYYENLTLVEIGQVLNISESRVSQIMSKTLDLLRNQLK; from the coding sequence ATGAAGGCGAAGGTAGCTAAATTGGAAGCCCTTACCGGCGAGGATCTCCTCAGCGAGTATTACGCCACCAAGGATCCCATCCTGAAAGAACGGGCCGTCAGGGAGTTTCTACCATTGGTGTATTACGTGGTGAACCGTATCCCGCTGCCAGTCACTGATGTTATCACTCGCGAGGATTTAGAGCAAAGCGCCATTCACGGGCTCCTGGAAGCCATTGATCGCTTTGATGAAGAGCGCCAGGTCAAGTTTAAAACCTTCGCCTACAAGAGCATTTACGGTGCTGTCATTGCTGCCATCCGCCAGGTGCGGATTCTGAGCCGGACAAAGCTGGAACGCCTGATGGAAGTACAAAAAATCACCGATAGGCTGACTCAGGAGCTGCACCGTGAACCTTCTGCCGAGGAGGTCTGTGAGGCGGCCAATATTTCCCAGAATGATTACTCCGAGCTGTTGGTGGCAGGTCAACTGAGCTATGCCACCTTCTCACTTGATGATCCTATCACCGGAGATCAGGAGATCCCTTCGAGGCAGATTGATCTCCTGGCAGATGCTGAATCCAAAGATCCGGAGAGTGCCTACATGATCGATAACCTCAAGACACGGTTGGTTAGTTTACTCAAAGAAATGCCAGAGAGGGAACGCCTGATTCTGGCCCTCTACTATTATGAAAACCTCACGCTGGTGGAGATTGGTCAGGTTCTGAACATTTCCGAGTCGCGCGTGTCGCAAATAATGAGCAAGACACTGGATCTGTTACGTAATCAATTGAAATGA
- the flgG gene encoding flagellar basal-body rod protein FlgG: MIRSLRTAALGMAAQQLTLDVIANNLANVNTTGFKRSSVEFQDILYETIVSGAGEGGLGQEKPVEIQVGHGNRAVSTFRTFSQGTVTDTENPLDLAIDGDGFFQVMRPDGTYAYTRDGAFRINPDGFIVTTTGLKLGTEISLPPDTESINIGQDGIISVLLAGETTPEEIGQIELVKFVNPAGLRAVGGNLYEETVAAGPPTVGFAGDEGFGVVLQGFLEKSNVDVVQEMINMIVAQRAYEINSKAVKSADEMLAVANNIRR, from the coding sequence ATGATCCGCTCACTACGGACAGCGGCACTGGGGATGGCGGCCCAGCAGCTTACGCTGGATGTGATCGCCAACAACCTTGCCAACGTCAATACCACCGGCTTCAAACGCAGCAGTGTTGAATTTCAGGACATTCTTTACGAGACCATTGTCTCGGGGGCTGGTGAAGGGGGCCTCGGTCAGGAAAAGCCCGTCGAGATCCAGGTCGGTCACGGTAACCGGGCCGTCTCAACCTTCCGAACCTTCTCCCAAGGCACCGTCACCGATACCGAGAATCCACTCGACCTGGCTATTGACGGTGATGGATTTTTCCAGGTTATGCGGCCGGACGGCACCTATGCCTATACCCGTGACGGCGCCTTTCGCATTAACCCCGACGGTTTCATCGTTACAACCACGGGACTGAAGTTGGGTACGGAAATCAGTCTGCCCCCTGATACCGAAAGTATCAATATCGGCCAGGATGGTATTATTTCCGTCCTTCTGGCGGGCGAAACCACCCCGGAGGAAATTGGCCAGATCGAGCTGGTGAAGTTCGTCAACCCGGCCGGGCTACGGGCTGTTGGGGGCAACCTGTATGAGGAAACAGTTGCCGCTGGCCCCCCCACAGTCGGTTTTGCCGGGGATGAAGGCTTTGGCGTCGTACTCCAGGGCTTTCTGGAGAAGTCGAACGTGGACGTGGTACAGGAGATGATCAACATGATCGTCGCCCAGCGGGCCTATGAGATCAACTCCAAGGCGGTGAAATCCGCCGATGAAATGCTGGCGGTGGCCAACAACATCCGGCGCTAG